The region GGATGACAACAAAGGGATGGTAGCCATTGCAGATGCGATCAATAGCAAGATCAACCGTGAGTACATCGTCTTCGGCAAAGACCTAATATGAAAAAAGGCCTCCGTCTGGGATGACGGAGGCCCTTGGAAAATATCACCAGCCGTTTGGACGGGAGGGGGGTCTCGGCGGTGACAACGTAGAAATGACCAAACTCGGATGCGGTTCCCCCCAGACACGAAAAATTTCAAAATTTTTTCCATGAGCTCAAATCGCGTCCGAAGAAACGCCATTGAGCGCCATAATGGACAAAAATCACTGCTCTGCTATCGCGCTGCATTCTGCGCGGAGTTAACCGCTTAGAAATTGATTTCCAAAGGGAAGTTTCAACATGTCGATTAGCGCTCAAATCGCCGCCAATTTGCCCTACCTGAGACGCTATGCTCGCGCGCTGACCGGATCCCAGGAAAGCGGCGACAAGTTCGTTCGCGCAACCTTGGAGGCTGCCCTAGCTGACGAAGCGTTAAAGGCCAGCATGGCTGAAGGCCGTGTACCCTTGTACCGGGCTTTCACCACCCTTTGGCGGAGCGCGACCTCCGGAACAAGCGACACGAACAGAGCTTCTGGACTGCATGAGGGCAACGCGCAGGCGCGGCTCAGTTCGATTACGCCGCTCAACCGACAGGCACTGCTGCTGACAACACTGGAAGAGTTTCAGCCGCATCAAGTCGGCGAAATTCTCGGTGTCTCGGGAGAAGAGGTGAGCACTCTGGTCGAAGAAGCCATAACAGAGATTGACCGCGAAGCATCGACCAGTGTGCTGATCATCGAAGACGAACCTTTGATTTCCATGCAGCTAGAGGACTTGGTGAAGTCCTTGGGACACGAGGTATTCGCCACCGCGGCGACACGCACCCAAGCACAGGAAGCCGTATCCAATGGCAAGCCGGGACTGGTTCTGGCCGACATACAGCTGGCCGACGGATCTTCAGGTCTCGATGCTGTCGATGACATTCTTGAACTGGGCGATGTGCCAGTGGTGTTTATCACCGCCTATCCAGAAAGGCTGCTTACAGGAGACAGGCCTGAGCCGACCTACCTGGTGACAAAGCCATTCCGCGAGCAGACCGTGCGCTCGACAATGAGTCAGGCGTTATTCTTCAACTCGAGCAAGCCAATCAGCTAGTCAGTCCGAAAGGCGCGCTAACCTCTCTCTGATCTGAAATTCGCGGCGAACCCGCAACGGTACGCGCAGGGTGCAGCTCACGCCTTCAGGATCGAAGCGAATTGCGACAGGTTGGCGCAGCTCATGCGCTACGATTTTCTGGATCAGATCCGTACCGAACCCCGGCGTACGCTCAGCGGCTACCTCCGGTCCACCTCGTTCTACCCAGTCAACAACGACCAGTTCTTCTCCCTCGCTCCTCCAATTGATGGAAACCCTGCCGCCTTGCTGACTTAGCGCACCGTATTTTGCGGCATTAGTGGCCAGCTCATGAATTGCCAGTCCCAGGGAAAGCGCATCGTTCGGAGCAAGCTCAATATCAGGGCCGTCCATCACAACCTCATTGCCGCCGCCGCTATATGGGGCAAGCTCAGCCTTGACGACTGAACGAAGCGGAGTGGTGCCCCATTCCGATTGCGTCAAGAGATCATGCGTTGCGGAAAGCGCGCGAACGCGGCCCTCAAGGCTGTCGGCGAAATCATTAAGGCTGGTGGTCCTCCGACGCGTGAGCGAAATGATTGAAATGATACTGGCCAATGTATTTTTGACACGATGATTAAGCTCACGGGTCAAAGAATTGCGGATTGAATTCTGTTCCTCGAAGAATGTCAGCGCCACCTCGTCTTCGATCACTTGCCGCGTAACCAGACGCGCAAGCAAAAGCAGTAAGCTCGCCAATGCCAAACCAAACAGCAATGTTGCCATGGAAAGTGGAGACAAGCTGCCTGCTCGCGCAGATTGAATCTCAACCACAAAGGGCCTGCTTCCAACTTCAACCTGTTCGGCGATCGTCACTCCAGACGAAAAAGCGGGAGCATTCTGCGCCAACAGATTGGCGCTCTCCGGTGGGCCGTCGAACAAGCGCGCACCCATTTGGCGGTGCACCGAATGTTCCATCGCCGTGCCCAAGAAATACTGCGCGTCAAACGGACTAAAGATGAAACCCTTCAACCGTCGCGCTTCGATCGGGCCATCAAAAACGGGCATGAACAACAGAAAGCCAATTCTTGTTGTCTCTTCGTATTGGTTCAACACCACTCTTGCGGTCGCAGTTGGCCGAACCATTCGGGCCGCTTCGTCCATCGCCGCACGCCTGACGGGATCAGAATAGAGATCATAACCCAGCTGCGCCCGAGTCTCCTCACTATCGGGTTTCAAAAACGTGACCGGTACCAATCTTGTTTCATTCGAGCCAGATTCGCGGATAACTTTGTAATCGAACCCTTTTTCCGCACTGATCGCATTTTCGAATGCCTCTACCTGACCTACAGTGATGACTTCGGCCCAGCCAATCCCTTCAGAACCTCTTGCGTTGGAATCGAGCCGCAATTGGCTCGAAAACGTCCGGAACATTGGCAAGCGCACGTCGTCTGCCGCAGCAAACAGAGCGGATCCCGCCCGAAGATACGCTTCAGTCGTGCTGCTTCTGCGGTCCAGCTCCGCAACGAGTGTCTGCGCAACCTCACGCATGATCACACGCTCGCGCTGATCTTCGCTTGATTCGATCACAACTACTGCCACGCTTGTAATCACGGCAACGATCAAGAAAATCAGAAGCGGTACGGCTCGAGGATAGCGCACAAGCCATTGGCTCACGCGGTTCACCCGCGGCTTGTATCGCAAATTCTCCGCCGTATCGTGCATCGCTGGCAATGGTTCTAACCTATTCCTCGGGGAACAAAAGAGCTAAGGCATCGTTCCCAAGCTTGAGTGGTGGTGATATGCTAGCCGCGCTACACCTTTGGGGATCTGCGGAAGGACGCCAATTCGGCATGGCATCGGACAAACCACAATCTGGCGACAAAGCAGTGCCTAAGCCTGATTGGGCGGACGGCCTGAAGGATCTCTATGACA is a window of Altererythrobacter rubellus DNA encoding:
- a CDS encoding NepR family anti-sigma factor; protein product: MASDKPQSGDKAVPKPDWADGLKDLYDTVVEEPLPDSFKDLLAKLDNPSSDGNS
- a CDS encoding response regulator; the protein is MSISAQIAANLPYLRRYARALTGSQESGDKFVRATLEAALADEALKASMAEGRVPLYRAFTTLWRSATSGTSDTNRASGLHEGNAQARLSSITPLNRQALLLTTLEEFQPHQVGEILGVSGEEVSTLVEEAITEIDREASTSVLIIEDEPLISMQLEDLVKSLGHEVFATAATRTQAQEAVSNGKPGLVLADIQLADGSSGLDAVDDILELGDVPVVFITAYPERLLTGDRPEPTYLVTKPFREQTVRSTMSQALFFNSSKPIS
- a CDS encoding CHASE domain-containing protein; this encodes MSQWLVRYPRAVPLLIFLIVAVITSVAVVVIESSEDQRERVIMREVAQTLVAELDRRSSTTEAYLRAGSALFAAADDVRLPMFRTFSSQLRLDSNARGSEGIGWAEVITVGQVEAFENAISAEKGFDYKVIRESGSNETRLVPVTFLKPDSEETRAQLGYDLYSDPVRRAAMDEAARMVRPTATARVVLNQYEETTRIGFLLFMPVFDGPIEARRLKGFIFSPFDAQYFLGTAMEHSVHRQMGARLFDGPPESANLLAQNAPAFSSGVTIAEQVEVGSRPFVVEIQSARAGSLSPLSMATLLFGLALASLLLLLARLVTRQVIEDEVALTFFEEQNSIRNSLTRELNHRVKNTLASIISIISLTRRRTTSLNDFADSLEGRVRALSATHDLLTQSEWGTTPLRSVVKAELAPYSGGGNEVVMDGPDIELAPNDALSLGLAIHELATNAAKYGALSQQGGRVSINWRSEGEELVVVDWVERGGPEVAAERTPGFGTDLIQKIVAHELRQPVAIRFDPEGVSCTLRVPLRVRREFQIRERLARLSD